One Phaseolus vulgaris cultivar G19833 chromosome 2, P. vulgaris v2.0, whole genome shotgun sequence DNA window includes the following coding sequences:
- the LOC137811357 gene encoding protein DETOXIFICATION 56 yields the protein MSATCKLGDNLSLNDETNQPFSPPPPLHAQKYEANSLKMVISELRVQRGIALPMVAMNLAWFAKTAITTAFLGRLGELSLAGGALGFTFANVTGFSLLNGLCGAMEPICGQAHGAKNFRLLHKTLFMTILLLLLVSLPITFLWLNVDKILICFGQQQDISIVARTYLSSLIPDLFVASLFCPLKAYLSSQSITLPTMFSSVVALAFHIPVNIVLSKTMGLRGVSMAVWVTDLIVVVLLAIYVLIIENKKGSMWKEGGWWDQSIEDWIRLVKLCGSCCLNTCLEWWCYEILVLLTGHLTNAKQEVGVLAIVLNFDYLLFSVMLSLATCVSTRVSNELGANQAGIAYRSAYVSLALGFISGCIGSLVMVGARGIWGPLFSHDRGIIKGVKKTMLLMALVEVFNFPLAVCGGIVRGTARPWLGTYANLGGFYFLALPLAIVFAFKLRLGLVGLFIGLLTGIVTCLTLLLVFIARINWAEEAAKAQTLSSKEQVKELLKYDAEKQIDVREKE from the coding sequence ATGTCAGCAACATGCAAACTAGGAGACAACCTAAGCTTAAACGATGAAACCAACCAACCCTTCTCACCTCCTCCTCCACTACACGCCCAAAAATATGAAGCCAATTCATTGAAGATGGTGATCTCAGAGCTAAGAGTTCAACGAGGTATAGCCCTCCCAATGGTGGCCATGAATTTGGCTTGGTTTGCCAAGACAGCCATCACAACAGCTTTTTTAGGCCGTCTCGGGGAGCTCAGTTTGGCAGGTGGAGCTCTCGGCTTCACCTTTGCTAATGTGACTGGATTCTCTCTTCTCAATGGTCTATGCGGTGCCATGGAACCCATATGTGGCCAGGCTCATGGTGCCAAAAACTTCAGGCTCCTTCACAAGACCCTTTTCATGACAATCTTATTGCTGTTGTTGGTATCACTTCCCATCACTTTCTTGTGGCTTAATGTTGAcaaaattttgatttgttttgggCAACAGCAAGACATCTCCATTGTGGCCAGGACCTATCTTTCCTCTCTCATACCCGACTTGTTTGTTGCCTCGCTCTTCTGTCCCTTAAAAGCCTACTTGAGCTCTCAGAGCATAACTCTTCCCACCATGTTTAGTTCGGTTGTGGCACTAGCTTTCCACATACCCGTTAACATAGTGCTTTCAAAGACCATGGGCCTCAGAGGAGTCTCCATGGCGGTTTGGGTTACTGACCTTATTGTTGTGGTTCTGCTAGCcatttatgttttaattattgAGAACAAAAAGGGAAGCATGTGGAAGGAAGGAGGGTGGTGGGATCAGAGCATTGAGGATTGGATTAGGCTGGTCAAGCTTTGTGGATCATGCTGCCTCAATACATGCCTTGAGTGGTGGTGCTATGAGATCCTAGTTTTGCTTACTGGCCACCTCACAAATGCTAAGCAAGAAGTGGGAGTTTTGGCCATTGTGCTAAACTTCGACTATTTGCTTTTCTCAGTGATGCTGTCACTAGCCACATGTGTTTCCACCCGTGTCTCAAATGAGCTTGGTGCTAACCAAGCTGGAATTGCTTACCGATCAGCGTATGTGTCTCTGGCATTGGGCTTCATCTCTGGTTGCATAGGCAGTTTGGTGATGGTGGGTGCCAGGGGAATTTGGGGGCCACTGTTTAGCCATGATAGGGGAATTATAAAGGGAGTAAAAAAGACAATGCTGCTGATGGCTCTGGTGGAAGTGTTTAATTTTCCGTTGGCAGTTTGTGGAGGCATAGTTCGAGGAACAGCACGACCTTGGTTGGGCACTTATGCGAATCTAGGTGGATTTTATTTCCTGGCCCTTCCACTTGCCATTGTTTTTGCCTTCAAACTCCGTCTTGGGCTAGTTGGACTCTTCATTGGACTTCTTACTGGTATAGTTACCTGCTTGACGTTGTTATTGGTATTTATTGCACGGATAAACTGGGCGGAAGAAGCTGCCAAGGCACAAACACTATCAAGCAAAGAGCAGGTTAAGGAACTCCTCAAATATGACGCAGAAAAACAAATAGACGTCCGTGAAAAAGAATAA